In Candidatus Leptovillus gracilis, one DNA window encodes the following:
- a CDS encoding carboxypeptidase regulatory-like domain-containing protein, whose amino-acid sequence MMMKQGEWVKRVGWLGVFCGAVVWFVLLAAPMSTAVAQGETTVQLTIRLRDSNGRALAGEVVKLSRLPEETAVACTTDAEGRCAWPVTPGLYQFLFTRPLDDISAAILGESGLHGLGVMVGAAPNGETPNGETPNGGAPIPVPLTLTYHFTFHSDDRVYFDMAPDSPLPVPKIPTAEEAHGHVDDHADEQIPPIVPVTTAVFAAAAPITTTQPTTVSTTTAVPAVSPIATPSPSDTQPARLSPVFILLLAAAGGAGFGYLTQRFTNWRAGCKDAPATPTDTKDGR is encoded by the coding sequence ATGATGATGAAACAGGGTGAATGGGTGAAACGAGTGGGGTGGTTGGGCGTGTTTTGTGGCGCGGTGGTTTGGTTTGTATTGTTGGCTGCGCCGATGTCTACGGCCGTTGCCCAGGGCGAAACAACAGTGCAGCTCACCATCCGACTGCGCGACAGCAACGGCCGTGCGCTGGCCGGTGAAGTGGTGAAGCTGTCGCGGCTGCCGGAGGAAACGGCCGTTGCCTGCACCACCGACGCCGAGGGCCGATGCGCCTGGCCGGTGACGCCGGGGCTGTACCAGTTCCTCTTCACCCGTCCGTTGGACGACATTTCTGCCGCCATTCTGGGCGAGAGCGGGCTGCATGGCCTGGGGGTAATGGTGGGCGCGGCGCCCAATGGCGAGACGCCCAACGGCGAGACGCCCAATGGCGGTGCGCCCATACCTGTACCGCTTACCCTTACCTACCACTTCACCTTCCACAGCGACGACCGGGTCTACTTCGACATGGCTCCAGATTCGCCGCTGCCCGTGCCCAAGATACCAACAGCCGAAGAAGCCCACGGCCACGTCGACGACCATGCCGACGAACAGATTCCGCCGATTGTGCCGGTGACGACGGCCGTTTTCGCTGCCGCCGCGCCAATCACAACCACACAGCCCACAACTGTGTCTACGACCACGGCCGTGCCTGCCGTATCGCCCATTGCCACGCCATCCCCCTCCGATACCCAACCTGCGCGCCTGTCGCCGGTCTTCATCTTGCTCCTGGCCGCTGCCGGCGGCGCGGGGTTCGGCTACCTGACGCAGCGTTTCACCAACTGGCGCGCCGGGTGCAAAGACGCCCCGGCGACACCCACCGACACAAAGGACGGCCGTTAA
- a CDS encoding DUF4158 domain-containing protein — protein sequence MKRNWKIDELIDHWTLTPGEREMAKRAIGVNNQLGRTLLLKWFQCAGRFPQRKQEIPSAVAQFLARQLEVSPDVFHEFPWKERSIEWQRAKIRCPIAENVAAGDSNVCFTPST from the coding sequence ATGAAACGAAATTGGAAGATTGATGAATTGATAGATCACTGGACACTGACACCAGGGGAACGGGAAATGGCCAAACGAGCCATCGGGGTCAACAACCAGTTAGGGCGGACGTTGCTGCTCAAGTGGTTTCAATGTGCGGGCCGGTTTCCCCAGCGGAAGCAGGAAATACCATCGGCTGTGGCGCAATTTCTGGCTCGTCAATTAGAGGTCAGCCCCGACGTTTTCCATGAGTTCCCCTGGAAGGAGCGTTCCATCGAATGGCAACGAGCCAAAATCCGCTGCCCGATAGCTGAAAATGTGGCGGCTGGTGACAGCAATGTTTGTTTTACCCCTTCTACCTGA
- a CDS encoding single-stranded DNA-binding protein produces the protein MYQQLTLVGRLGREPEMRTMPDGTAVTNFSLATERKWRSGETGELTSETTWFRVQVTGAQAEACHQYLQRGSKVLVAGRLTPDPASGGPRLYKRSDGTMGANYEVRADQVRFLNDKPQEEEA, from the coding sequence ATGTATCAACAACTGACATTAGTCGGCCGATTAGGGCGGGAGCCGGAGATGCGGACTATGCCGGATGGCACGGCCGTCACGAATTTTAGTCTGGCGACGGAGCGCAAGTGGCGTTCCGGGGAGACGGGCGAGTTGACCAGCGAAACCACATGGTTTCGCGTGCAGGTGACGGGAGCGCAGGCGGAGGCGTGCCACCAGTACCTCCAGCGCGGCAGCAAGGTGTTGGTGGCCGGACGGCTGACGCCGGACCCGGCCAGCGGCGGACCGCGCTTGTACAAGCGCAGCGACGGCACGATGGGCGCGAACTACGAAGTGCGCGCCGACCAGGTGCGCTTCTTAAACGACAAGCCCCAGGAAGAGGAGGCGTAG
- a CDS encoding DUF11 domain-containing protein, which produces MKRFLWVLLAGLVVGLVVGMSGVVAMAQGLGPGPDEMGLPVVDLAARGFWAVEVDDSRVDPVMVVPAVSKTAVSSAAPGQEVVYTVTLRNSGPVTETVTLADVLPPQVELVEADSALAYNPADHSLQWTGEIPPGRLDYSLTSLPDGLPYLDLGGYGLPNLCEPFIAAGGDCDDTAVTFNLGAEGYSVVLYGRRYEQLRVSANGLLFLDESPDGAPHWLPTTTAPGLRLAGLWQDLDLTGGGRWHAAILSGYLADRQVFYAQWHDTPHATNPDLTSRFAIALTVDRQGHEPPDRGSELFYLYDHIAQPDALTAAGYAIGLQDSAGQRGFTYAYAGPDTPSRGFPPAPGTTLRWQPHFYGSDDSRSFHYRVQITGDIPETAVNTATTTWGDGRTEWATHYLSIRHQTYLPLLFGGGAGGQ; this is translated from the coding sequence ATGAAAAGGTTTTTGTGGGTTTTGCTGGCGGGTTTAGTAGTGGGCTTAGTGGTGGGAATGAGTGGGGTGGTGGCGATGGCGCAGGGGTTGGGGCCGGGGCCGGATGAAATGGGCCTGCCGGTTGTGGACCTGGCGGCGCGAGGGTTTTGGGCGGTGGAGGTGGATGATAGCCGCGTGGACCCGGTGATGGTGGTTCCGGCGGTGAGTAAGACGGCCGTATCCAGCGCCGCGCCGGGGCAGGAAGTGGTCTACACGGTGACGCTGCGCAACAGCGGTCCCGTGACCGAGACGGTGACGCTGGCCGACGTCCTGCCGCCGCAGGTGGAACTGGTGGAGGCCGACAGCGCTCTGGCCTACAACCCCGCCGACCACAGCCTCCAGTGGACCGGCGAAATTCCCCCCGGCCGACTGGACTACAGCCTGACCAGCCTGCCCGACGGCCTGCCTTATCTGGACCTGGGCGGCTACGGCCTGCCCAACCTCTGCGAACCCTTCATCGCCGCCGGCGGCGACTGCGACGACACGGCCGTCACCTTCAACCTGGGCGCGGAAGGCTACAGCGTGGTGCTGTACGGCCGTCGCTACGAACAACTGCGAGTGTCGGCCAACGGCCTGCTCTTTCTGGATGAATCCCCGGATGGCGCGCCCCATTGGCTGCCCACGACAACTGCCCCCGGCCTGCGATTGGCCGGGTTGTGGCAAGACCTGGACCTGACGGGCGGCGGCCGCTGGCACGCGGCCATCCTGTCCGGCTATCTGGCCGACAGGCAGGTGTTCTACGCCCAGTGGCACGACACCCCCCACGCGACCAACCCCGACCTGACCAGCCGCTTCGCCATCGCCTTGACGGTGGACCGACAAGGCCACGAGCCACCAGACAGAGGCAGCGAACTTTTTTACCTCTACGACCACATCGCCCAACCCGACGCCCTTACCGCCGCCGGGTATGCCATCGGCCTGCAAGACAGCGCCGGGCAGCGCGGCTTCACCTACGCCTACGCCGGACCCGATACGCCATCACGCGGCTTTCCGCCCGCGCCGGGAACCACCCTGCGCTGGCAGCCCCATTTCTACGGTTCCGACGACAGCCGCAGCTTCCACTACCGGGTGCAAATCACCGGCGACATCCCGGAAACGGCCGTCAACACTGCCACCACCACCTGGGGCGACGGCCGTACCGAATGGGCCACCCACTATCTGTCCATCCGCCACCAGACCTACCTGCCGCTGCTGTTTGGCGGTGGCGCGGGAGGGCAGTAA
- a CDS encoding M23 family metallopeptidase codes for MDNNGVTHYPLLRPAIFFLLAAASLGCGLISAVENPHTLAGVAYWAAATTTSVPTETRFLGTTTPVYADTPVPVYITTTPQWTTVTPMFAATPTPYWVTTTPVYITETPQPPVTTTPGLPIIGFTTPVPQTTPHYRVGSFYMHSDVTIGGPNNLVLRLIDWQTAPSPRQPEASFYYFTFRLTNHGAVESIVPLSDLLFIRASHGQSQPVTGRWQPGNEPLLAANLPLADSQLLSPLQPQETRQVVLGITAPTGQVQEIGLLTNWRQTAVRPIWFLLTPDPTGPHQDAEQPPPPTPIVLGDGDPGGPTDPGTGGGMWPTTGFITRGFGCNAYYTGIDGAGYGCPPEQPWFHNGVDIANTAGTLVWSPINGTLHYAGPHSSGPDCAHIPGSEAPHEGLGNYQRLGDGETLHYLGHLRGFLLTAGGVSAGQNIAEMGSTGCSTGSHLHWTMYQHGNLVDPAGWAE; via the coding sequence ATGGACAACAACGGAGTCACCCATTATCCACTTCTTCGCCCGGCTATTTTCTTCCTGCTCGCGGCCGCCTCGCTTGGCTGCGGCCTTATCAGCGCCGTGGAAAACCCCCACACGCTGGCCGGGGTGGCCTATTGGGCGGCGGCGACCACCACGTCCGTGCCCACCGAGACCCGCTTCCTGGGAACCACCACGCCGGTCTACGCCGACACGCCGGTCCCGGTCTACATCACGACCACGCCGCAGTGGACGACGGTGACGCCGATGTTTGCCGCCACCCCCACGCCCTATTGGGTGACGACCACGCCGGTCTACATCACGGAGACGCCGCAGCCACCGGTGACCACGACCCCCGGCCTGCCCATCATCGGCTTCACCACCCCGGTCCCACAGACAACGCCCCACTACCGGGTGGGCAGCTTCTACATGCACAGCGACGTGACCATCGGCGGCCCCAACAACCTGGTACTGCGGCTCATAGATTGGCAAACCGCCCCCAGCCCGCGTCAGCCGGAGGCCAGCTTCTACTATTTCACCTTCCGCCTGACCAACCATGGCGCCGTCGAAAGCATCGTGCCCCTGTCCGACCTGCTGTTCATCCGCGCCAGCCACGGCCAGAGCCAGCCGGTCACCGGCCGCTGGCAGCCGGGCAACGAACCGCTGCTGGCCGCCAACCTGCCCCTGGCCGACAGCCAACTGCTCTCCCCCTTGCAGCCGCAGGAGACGCGGCAGGTGGTGTTGGGCATCACCGCGCCGACCGGCCAGGTGCAGGAGATTGGCCTCTTGACCAACTGGCGGCAAACGGCCGTGCGTCCCATCTGGTTTCTGCTGACCCCCGATCCGACAGGTCCCCACCAGGACGCCGAGCAGCCACCACCACCCACACCCATTGTCCTGGGCGATGGCGACCCCGGCGGTCCCACCGACCCCGGAACCGGCGGCGGCATGTGGCCGACGACGGGCTTCATCACCCGCGGCTTTGGCTGCAACGCCTACTACACCGGCATCGACGGCGCGGGCTACGGCTGTCCGCCGGAGCAGCCGTGGTTCCACAACGGCGTGGACATCGCCAACACGGCCGGCACGCTGGTCTGGTCGCCCATCAATGGGACGCTGCACTACGCCGGACCACACAGCAGCGGCCCGGACTGCGCCCACATCCCCGGCTCGGAAGCGCCGCACGAAGGACTGGGCAACTACCAGCGCCTGGGCGACGGCGAGACGCTCCACTACCTGGGCCACCTGCGCGGCTTCCTGCTCACGGCCGGCGGCGTCAGCGCCGGGCAGAATATCGCCGAGATGGGCAGCACCGGCTGCTCCACCGGCAGCCACCTGCACTGGACGATGTACCAACACGGCAATCTGGTGGACCCGGCGGGGTGGGCGGAGTGA
- a CDS encoding tetratricopeptide repeat protein, whose translation MPHSLSQPAALSCPACGRSFTADMWLAVDASERPDLLDRIQAGTLHDLLCPHCGYLWQADAPLLLYRPGDMPPLIFSPAQGTTKEQDREQAQGLLGYLHDVLGSAWRDEWLEAMPAIPREFLPAALSDDPEAAMRQMTAQTEQALARLQEEDPDAYRELEAAARQMAEQNSPAEQAAEQGQFPPGLDPARAQALANELVAWMRQETLAGAEAYLEARKATLLTDEGAFVMTLLVQSNPGNPTVSDHQRRLARAREVGVPALYAEIRQQRVQEAQAAEKSLPPAVSKVLAELAQSDVAINSQDDLERALAARPDLQARLAAALGGGPVAPPQFEADLQQAQIGKQRYVQRGDRRGLDEAAAAWERILQHPAFPQTDNWFQLAALNNSGGVFLRRYWAQGQLADLTRALELWQTAVQRTPPDSPDLPSLLNNLGNGLRNRYARTGQLADLEEAIRVYQTAVQRTPPDSPELPVYLNNLGSGLRARYARTGQLADPAEAIRASQTAVQRTPSDSLELPRNLNNLGLGLRDRYARTGQLADLAEAIRASQTAVQHTPPDSPELPMYLNNLGSGLSDRYAHTGQLADLEEAIRVYQTAVQRTPPDSPDLPRNLNNLGSGLRDRYAHTGQLTDLEEAIRASQAAVQRTPPDSPDLPSRLNNLGNGLRDRYARTGQLADLEEAIRAYQTAVQRTPPDSPALPLSLNNLGNGLRDRYARTGQLADLEETIRVYQTAVQRTPPDSPDLPVYLNNLGNGLYTRYARTGQLADLAEAIRAYQTAVQRTPPDSPDLPSLFNNLGGGLRARYARTGQLADLEEAIRASQTAVQRTTPDSPDLPRNLNNLGNGLRDRYARTGQLADLEEAIRVYQTAVQRTPPDSPDLPSLLTSLGNGLRDRCDRTGQLTDLEEAIRVYQTAVQRTPPDSPGLPRNLNNLGNGLRDRYARTGQLADLEEAMRIYEQACLLGRERQPEAVIVAARSWGQWALARQTWDEAVRAYQYGLAALEQLYQTQLLQHEQQSWQREGQGLYARTAYALARVGDLFAAAIALEQGQARGLNDRLARDEANLLQVQQQAPALFQQYQASAARLRQLEAAERQERLTSPGAATPPDWATQSGWVIHRQQVQQARTDLQTAIAAIRQLDGYEHFLLPPRFEEVATAMQPGHPLAYVVTTPAGSLALLLHRPAPTAEVLIEPLWADAFTTDNLDAFLFKEENGREVGYLSGQFSGGTILRRALADGLPHLGAKLLSPLTHRLHALGLQRVTLIPGGRLNLLPLHAATLAHNDDQPTSPLTNQPPTFGETFTISYAPSARTLTASRRRLENQADQSATLLVVGNPLPLPGEMNVRPLRYARPEAEEIALRFGGTPHLYCETAATHAAITAAIPGTSYLHFSCHGTFDPEQPLQSGLILSGGERLTLRQVLDNLPLNAARLVTLSACQTAISDYNDLPDEVIGLPAGFLQAGAAGVLGSLWPVDDLSTALFMDHFYLLHRGNGTDGLEPAAALQATQRWLRCLTVAELSDLFADYRAAAPDVPIGRMAYALAQEKYVNFTLAENQDMTPYADPYYWAAFAFYGM comes from the coding sequence ATGCCCCACAGCCTCAGCCAGCCGGCTGCCCTTAGTTGCCCCGCCTGCGGACGCTCCTTTACCGCTGACATGTGGCTCGCTGTAGATGCCAGCGAACGACCCGACCTGCTCGACCGCATCCAGGCCGGAACCCTCCATGACCTGCTCTGCCCCCATTGCGGCTATCTCTGGCAGGCTGATGCGCCCCTTCTGCTGTATCGCCCTGGTGACATGCCTCCTTTGATTTTCTCTCCAGCGCAAGGGACAACAAAGGAACAGGACCGGGAACAGGCACAGGGATTACTTGGTTATCTGCACGATGTCCTGGGTAGCGCCTGGCGCGATGAATGGTTGGAAGCCATGCCCGCCATTCCGCGTGAATTTTTGCCCGCTGCCTTGAGCGATGACCCGGAAGCCGCTATGCGCCAGATGACGGCGCAGACGGAACAGGCATTGGCGCGACTGCAAGAGGAAGACCCCGACGCCTATCGGGAACTGGAAGCCGCTGCCCGCCAAATGGCTGAGCAAAACTCGCCCGCTGAACAGGCTGCGGAACAGGGTCAATTCCCCCCAGGACTTGACCCCGCGAGAGCGCAAGCCCTAGCTAATGAATTGGTAGCCTGGATGCGACAAGAGACATTGGCTGGGGCTGAAGCCTACCTTGAGGCACGCAAAGCAACCTTATTAACGGACGAAGGCGCTTTTGTTATGACGCTGCTGGTGCAGTCGAACCCTGGCAACCCCACTGTCAGCGACCACCAGCGGCGGTTGGCGCGAGCGCGGGAGGTTGGCGTACCGGCTCTGTATGCGGAAATTCGCCAACAGCGGGTTCAGGAGGCGCAAGCGGCGGAAAAGAGCCTGCCCCCGGCCGTGAGCAAGGTGTTGGCTGAACTGGCGCAAAGCGACGTGGCGATCAACAGCCAGGATGACCTGGAGCGAGCGCTGGCGGCCCGGCCGGATTTGCAGGCCAGATTAGCAGCCGCTCTGGGCGGCGGCCCGGTCGCACCACCCCAATTCGAGGCTGATTTACAACAGGCGCAGATCGGCAAACAACGCTACGTGCAGCGCGGCGACCGGCGTGGCCTGGACGAAGCGGCCGCCGCCTGGGAGCGCATCTTGCAGCACCCTGCCTTCCCGCAAACCGATAACTGGTTTCAACTGGCGGCGTTAAATAACAGCGGCGGGGTGTTTTTGCGTCGCTATTGGGCGCAAGGACAGCTTGCCGATCTGACTCGCGCTCTGGAATTGTGGCAGACTGCCGTGCAGCGCACGCCTCCCGATTCCCCCGACCTGCCGTCTCTCCTCAACAACCTGGGGAATGGCCTGCGCAACCGCTACGCCCGCACCGGCCAGTTGGCCGACCTGGAAGAGGCCATCCGTGTCTACCAGACGGCCGTGCAGCGTACCCCGCCCGATTCCCCCGAACTGCCTGTATACCTTAACAATCTGGGGAGTGGCCTCCGCGCCCGCTATGCCCGCACCGGGCAGTTGGCCGACCCGGCAGAAGCCATTCGCGCCTCCCAGACGGCCGTGCAACGTACCCCGTCCGATTCTCTCGAACTGCCTCGTAACCTCAACAATCTAGGTCTTGGCCTCCGCGACCGCTACGCCCGCACCGGCCAGTTGGCCGACCTGGCAGAAGCCATCCGCGCCTCCCAGACGGCCGTGCAGCATACCCCGCCCGATTCCCCCGAACTGCCTATGTACCTCAACAACCTGGGGAGTGGCCTCAGCGACCGCTACGCCCACACCGGCCAGTTGGCTGACCTGGAAGAAGCGATCCGGGTCTATCAGACGGCCGTGCAGCGCACCCCGCCCGATTCCCCCGACCTGCCCCGTAACCTCAACAATCTGGGGAGTGGCCTCCGCGACCGCTACGCCCACACCGGCCAGTTGACCGACCTGGAAGAAGCCATCCGCGCCTCCCAGGCGGCGGTGCAGCGCACGCCCCCCGATTCCCCAGACCTGCCGTCTCGCCTCAACAACCTGGGGAATGGCCTCCGCGACCGCTACGCCCGCACCGGTCAGTTGGCCGACCTGGAAGAAGCAATCCGCGCCTATCAGACGGCGGTGCAGCGCACGCCCCCCGATTCCCCCGCCCTGCCCCTCTCCCTCAACAACCTGGGGAATGGCCTCCGCGACCGCTACGCCCGCACCGGTCAGTTGGCCGACCTGGAAGAAACCATCAGGGTCTATCAGACGGCCGTGCAGCGCACACCGCCCGATTCCCCCGACCTGCCTGTATACCTCAACAACCTGGGGAATGGCCTGTATACCCGCTACGCCCGCACCGGCCAGTTGGCCGACCTGGCAGAAGCCATCCGCGCCTACCAGACGGCCGTGCAGCGCACCCCGCCCGATTCCCCAGACCTGCCATCTCTCTTCAACAATCTGGGGGGTGGCCTCCGCGCCCGTTACGCCCGCACCGGCCAGTTAGCCGACCTGGAAGAAGCCATTCGCGCCTCTCAGACGGCCGTACAACGCACGACCCCCGATTCCCCAGACCTGCCCCGTAACCTCAACAACCTGGGGAATGGCCTCCGCGACCGCTATGCCCGCACCGGCCAGTTGGCCGACCTGGAAGAAGCGATCCGGGTCTATCAGACGGCCGTGCAGCGCACACCGCCCGATTCCCCCGACCTGCCGTCTCTCCTCACCAGCCTGGGGAATGGCCTCCGCGACCGCTGCGACCGCACCGGCCAGTTAACCGACCTGGAAGAAGCGATCCGGGTCTATCAGACGGCGGTGCAGCGCACGCCGCCCGATTCCCCCGGCCTACCCCGTAACCTCAACAACCTGGGGAATGGCCTCCGCGACCGCTACGCCCGCACCGGCCAGTTGGCTGACCTGGAAGAAGCGATGCGGATTTACGAACAGGCATGTCTGTTGGGTCGGGAGCGGCAACCGGAAGCTGTCATCGTAGCTGCACGTAGTTGGGGACAGTGGGCATTGGCGCGACAGACATGGGATGAAGCCGTTCGGGCCTACCAATATGGCCTGGCAGCGCTAGAACAACTCTATCAGACCCAGCTCTTGCAGCACGAGCAGCAAAGCTGGCAGCGCGAAGGGCAAGGATTGTACGCTCGAACCGCCTACGCCCTGGCCCGCGTTGGCGATTTGTTCGCCGCCGCCATTGCTCTGGAGCAGGGGCAGGCGCGTGGCCTCAACGACCGGCTGGCCCGCGACGAAGCCAACCTGTTACAGGTGCAGCAGCAAGCGCCCGCCCTGTTCCAGCAGTATCAGGCGTCCGCTGCCCGCCTGCGGCAACTTGAAGCCGCCGAACGGCAAGAGCGCCTGACCAGCCCCGGTGCGGCTACGCCACCGGATTGGGCCACCCAGTCTGGCTGGGTCATCCACCGCCAACAGGTGCAGCAGGCCCGAACCGACCTGCAAACAGCCATCGCCGCCATTCGCCAGCTTGACGGCTATGAGCATTTCCTGCTGCCGCCTCGTTTCGAGGAAGTGGCAACGGCCATGCAACCCGGACACCCGCTCGCCTATGTCGTCACTACCCCGGCAGGCAGTCTGGCCCTCCTCTTGCATCGCCCCGCGCCCACCGCCGAAGTCCTCATCGAACCACTTTGGGCCGATGCCTTCACCACAGATAACCTCGATGCCTTCCTGTTCAAAGAGGAAAACGGCCGGGAAGTCGGCTATCTATCCGGCCAATTCTCTGGTGGTACGATACTGCGCCGGGCGCTGGCGGACGGCCTGCCTCACCTAGGCGCGAAACTGCTCTCTCCCCTGACCCACCGCCTGCACGCCCTCGGCCTCCAGCGCGTCACCCTCATCCCCGGCGGGCGGCTTAACCTGCTGCCCCTCCACGCGGCAACGCTCGCACACAACGACGACCAACCAACCAGCCCCCTTACCAACCAGCCCCCCACCTTCGGCGAGACCTTCACCATCAGCTACGCCCCCTCCGCCCGCACCCTGACCGCCAGCCGCCGCCGTCTGGAAAACCAGGCCGACCAGTCCGCCACCCTGCTGGTCGTCGGCAACCCACTGCCCTTGCCCGGTGAGATGAATGTCCGCCCCCTGCGCTACGCCCGGCCCGAAGCGGAAGAAATCGCCCTGCGTTTCGGCGGCACGCCCCATCTCTACTGCGAAACGGCCGCTACCCACGCTGCCATCACCGCCGCCATACCCGGCACAAGCTACCTGCACTTCTCCTGCCACGGCACGTTTGACCCGGAACAGCCCTTGCAGTCCGGCCTCATCCTCAGCGGCGGTGAACGGCTCACCCTGCGCCAGGTCTTGGATAACCTGCCCCTGAATGCCGCCCGCCTGGTGACGCTTTCCGCCTGCCAGACGGCGATCAGCGACTACAACGACCTGCCCGACGAGGTTATCGGCCTGCCCGCAGGCTTTCTCCAGGCCGGGGCCGCTGGCGTCCTGGGCAGCCTGTGGCCGGTGGACGACCTCTCCACGGCTCTGTTCATGGACCACTTCTACCTGCTCCACCGGGGTAATGGCACAGACGGCCTCGAACCGGCCGCCGCCCTGCAAGCCACCCAACGCTGGCTGCGTTGCCTCACCGTCGCCGAATTGAGTGATCTGTTTGCCGACTATCGTGCTGCCGCACCGGATGTCCCGATCGGCCGCATGGCCTATGCGCTAGCTCAAGAGAAGTACGTCAATTTCACTCTGGCTGAAAACCAGGATATGACACCCTATGCCGACCCCTATTATTGGGCCGCTTTTGCTTTCTATGGGATGTAA
- a CDS encoding DUF4111 domain-containing protein: MFVLPLLPESPLARTVYRAEEATVLNLYRWLRLRPKVSVCITPNPKMMTPKKFVDDTRVPNHPYQELREVLHIFVTDVQAELAGNLVGIYLVGSLALGDFDLDSDVDFLVVLNTELSAENASHLQAIQRKVYAIDCYPARHLEGSYISVGTLNDLDGVGEKKLYYFDNGSTTFEQSVHDNNWHVRWILREGGITLTGQEAHTLIPPVPVDELLSEMKISLVHNMQAFAMSINHPLNFWNSQFGQSFAVLTHCRMMHTLHTGAIHSKKAGVEWARNSVDPQWIKLITQAWQDREGVRFGVKIGQRADAKLLDETLEFMQHVMTGTTHLMDPP, from the coding sequence ATGTTTGTTTTACCCCTTCTACCTGAATCTCCTCTAGCAAGAACAGTTTATCGGGCTGAAGAGGCGACAGTATTGAACTTGTATCGGTGGCTGCGGCTGAGGCCGAAGGTATCAGTCTGCATCACCCCTAACCCCAAAATGATGACGCCAAAGAAATTTGTTGATGATACCCGGGTTCCCAATCATCCTTATCAGGAACTCCGGGAAGTACTCCATATTTTTGTGACGGACGTGCAGGCTGAACTAGCTGGAAATCTGGTGGGCATCTACCTGGTTGGTTCGCTGGCTTTGGGTGATTTTGATTTAGATAGCGATGTGGATTTCTTGGTCGTGCTTAATACTGAACTATCCGCAGAAAACGCAAGCCATCTGCAAGCTATTCAGAGAAAAGTTTATGCGATTGATTGTTATCCTGCCAGGCATTTAGAAGGGTCATACATAAGTGTCGGTACTCTCAATGATTTGGATGGCGTCGGGGAAAAGAAACTGTATTACTTTGATAATGGTAGTACCACGTTTGAACAATCCGTACACGATAACAACTGGCATGTCCGCTGGATATTGCGAGAGGGCGGGATTACTTTGACAGGTCAAGAGGCTCACACACTGATACCACCAGTGCCTGTAGATGAACTATTGAGCGAAATGAAAATATCGTTGGTCCACAATATGCAGGCCTTCGCCATGTCAATCAATCATCCGCTGAACTTTTGGAACTCTCAATTTGGTCAGTCGTTTGCGGTTTTAACGCATTGCCGCATGATGCACACACTCCATACCGGTGCAATCCACTCCAAAAAAGCTGGGGTTGAATGGGCCAGAAATTCTGTGGATCCCCAATGGATAAAGCTGATCACTCAGGCCTGGCAGGACCGAGAAGGCGTGCGCTTTGGCGTCAAAATCGGTCAGAGAGCAGACGCGAAGTTGCTGGATGAAACCTTAGAATTCATGCAGCATGTGATGACAGGTACCACGCACCTGATGGATCCGCCATAA